Proteins encoded together in one Sinorhizobium meliloti window:
- the mtaB gene encoding tRNA (N(6)-L-threonylcarbamoyladenosine(37)-C(2))-methylthiotransferase MtaB: protein MSGVEVITFGCRLNTYESEVMRAEAEKAGLNNAILVNTCAVTAEAVRQARQAIRRARRENPHARIIVTGCAAQTEKETFAEMAEVDAVLGNEEKLRSASYRSLPDFGVSAEEKLRVNDIMSVRATAPQMVKHIDGHVRAFIQVQNGCDHRCTFCIIPYGRGNSRSVPMGAVVDQARRLAESGYREIVLTGVDATSYGADLPGTPTLGLLGKTLLKQVPEILRLRLSSIDSIEADGHLLDLIAEEPRFMPHLHLSLQHGDDLILKRMKRRHSSADARAFCDEVRRLRPEISLGADMIAGFPTETEPMFENAMRHAEDCGIAHLHVFPYSPRPGTPAARMPQLDRALVKERAARLRAKGAELHAGHLEGMIGSSQTILVEMNGLAHTENFTLVDAAGLEPRSLVTVGITGHNGKHLTIERKQMAAA, encoded by the coding sequence TTGAGCGGGGTCGAGGTCATAACCTTCGGCTGCCGGCTAAACACCTATGAGTCGGAAGTGATGCGGGCGGAGGCCGAAAAGGCGGGGCTGAACAACGCCATCCTCGTCAATACCTGCGCCGTCACCGCCGAGGCCGTGCGCCAGGCCCGACAGGCGATCCGCCGGGCGCGCCGCGAAAATCCGCACGCCCGTATCATCGTCACCGGCTGCGCCGCCCAGACCGAGAAGGAAACCTTCGCCGAAATGGCGGAGGTGGACGCGGTGCTCGGCAATGAGGAGAAGCTCAGGAGCGCCTCCTATCGCTCGCTGCCGGATTTCGGCGTCTCGGCCGAAGAGAAACTCCGTGTCAACGACATCATGAGCGTGCGCGCCACCGCGCCGCAGATGGTGAAGCACATAGACGGGCACGTGCGCGCCTTCATCCAGGTGCAGAACGGCTGCGACCACCGCTGCACCTTCTGCATCATTCCCTATGGCCGCGGCAATTCGCGCTCCGTGCCGATGGGCGCCGTCGTCGACCAGGCGAGACGCCTTGCCGAAAGCGGCTACCGCGAGATCGTTCTGACCGGGGTCGACGCCACGAGCTACGGCGCCGATCTGCCCGGAACGCCGACCCTCGGGCTTCTCGGGAAGACCCTGCTGAAACAGGTGCCGGAAATCCTGCGCCTGCGGCTTTCCTCCATCGACAGCATCGAGGCGGACGGCCACCTCCTCGACCTCATCGCCGAGGAGCCGCGCTTCATGCCGCATCTGCATCTTTCGCTGCAGCACGGAGACGACCTGATCCTGAAGCGCATGAAGCGGCGGCATTCGAGCGCCGATGCGCGCGCTTTCTGCGACGAGGTCCGGCGCCTGCGCCCCGAGATCAGCTTAGGCGCGGACATGATCGCCGGATTTCCGACCGAGACCGAGCCGATGTTCGAGAATGCCATGCGGCACGCCGAGGATTGCGGCATCGCGCATCTTCACGTCTTCCCCTATAGCCCGCGCCCCGGCACCCCGGCCGCCCGCATGCCGCAACTCGACCGCGCGCTTGTCAAGGAGCGTGCCGCGCGCCTGCGTGCGAAGGGGGCGGAGCTTCATGCGGGCCACCTCGAGGGCATGATCGGCAGCAGCCAGACGATCCTTGTGGAAATGAACGGTCTGGCCCATACGGAAAACTTCACGCTCGTAGATGCGGCCGGCCTTGAGCCGCGGTCGCTTGTGACGGTCGGAATCACCGGCCACAATGGCAAGCATCTGACGATCGAGCGCAAACAGATGGCTGCGGCCTGA
- the dapF gene encoding diaminopimelate epimerase, translating to MADQVQFARMNGLGNKILVVDMRGRKDRVTPQAAIALNADPATEFDQIMAIHDPKSAGTDAWIDIVNSDGSMAQACGNGTRCVVQALAAETGRKAFLFHTVAGLLEAKEHDDGTISVDMGKPRFGWDQIPLAEEFHDTRRIELQIGPIDAPVLHSPSVASMGNPHAIFWVENDVWSYELDRFGPLLENHPIFPERANISIARIRSRQEMDLRTWERGAGLTLACGSAACAAAVSGARTGRTERMVTVNVPGGPLKIEWRERDDHVIMTGPAEWEWSGTVDPVTGIFARNEPESGDSGARAL from the coding sequence ATGGCCGATCAGGTGCAATTTGCCAGGATGAACGGGCTTGGAAACAAGATCCTGGTGGTCGACATGCGCGGGCGCAAGGACCGCGTGACGCCGCAGGCTGCGATCGCGCTCAATGCCGACCCGGCGACCGAGTTCGACCAGATCATGGCAATTCATGACCCGAAGTCTGCCGGGACCGATGCCTGGATCGACATCGTCAATTCCGACGGGTCGATGGCCCAGGCCTGCGGCAACGGCACCCGCTGCGTCGTCCAGGCGCTTGCGGCCGAGACCGGCAGGAAAGCCTTCCTCTTCCATACGGTCGCGGGCCTTCTCGAAGCCAAGGAACACGACGACGGCACGATCTCGGTCGATATGGGAAAGCCCCGTTTCGGCTGGGACCAGATCCCGCTCGCGGAGGAATTCCACGACACGCGGCGCATCGAGCTGCAGATCGGGCCGATCGATGCGCCCGTGCTGCACTCTCCCTCGGTCGCCTCCATGGGCAATCCGCATGCGATCTTCTGGGTCGAGAACGATGTGTGGAGCTACGAGCTCGACCGGTTCGGACCACTCCTCGAGAACCATCCGATCTTCCCCGAGCGCGCCAATATCTCCATCGCGCGCATCCGCTCCCGCCAGGAGATGGACCTGCGGACCTGGGAGCGCGGCGCCGGCCTGACGCTTGCCTGCGGCTCGGCCGCCTGTGCCGCCGCCGTCAGCGGTGCGAGAACCGGCCGGACGGAGCGGATGGTTACCGTGAACGTGCCCGGCGGTCCGCTCAAGATCGAATGGCGCGAGCGCGACGACCACGTCATCATGACGGGGCCGGCCGAATGGGAATGGTCCGGCACCGTCGATCCCGTCACCGGCATCTTTGCACGCAATGAGCCGGAGAGCGGCGACAGCGGAGCGAGAGCCCTTTGA